From the genome of Natronolimnobius baerhuensis:
GTATGCGAGACAGTGACAAAAGGTTCAGTCAGTCGCGCGTCAGACGCGTCTGACGCAAGTCATTCGAATGACGGCTGTGTTACTCGGAGAGGTGCTCGAGGATTCCGTCGGTCTCTGCGGGCACTGGCTCCGGCTCTGCTCCGGCGGCGGCCGCAGCGTCGGGGTCTTTGAGCAGGTGGCCGGTCGTCAGGCAGGCAACGCGCTCGTCGTCGTCAACGATGCCCTCGGCACGCAGCTTGCGGAGGCCGGCGACGGAGGCCGCAGACGCCGGTTCGACGCCGATGCCTTCGCCCGCGAGATCGCGCTGGGCGTCCGTGATTTCCTCGTCGGAGACCGAAATCGCGGTCCCGCCAGTTTCGCGGATACCCGGCAGCGCCTTCGGTGCGTTGACCGGGTTACCGATTCGGATCGCCGTCGCGCGCGTTTCGACATCTTCCCAGCGTCGGACCTCGTCTGCGCCGTTCTCAACTGCTTCGACCATCGGCGCTGCGCCCTCGGCCTGGACGCCCGTCAGTTTCGGCACCTCGTCTTCCTCGAGTGAGCCCACCTGGACAAGTTCGCGGAAGGCCTTGTACAGCGCCGACGTGTTGCCCGCGTTGCCGACGGGGAGAACGATTCGATCCGGCACGGTGTCGTAGTCCGCGAGAAAGCCCTCGAGAATCTCGAGGCCAATCGTCTTCTGGCCCTCGAGGCGGAACGGGTTCAGCGAGTTCAGCAGGTAGGCTTCACCCTGCTGGGCGAGTTCCTGGACGATGTCGAGGCAGGCGTCGAAGTTGCCGTCGACCTCGAGAATGCGCGCGCCGTGCAGGCTGGCTTGGGCGATCTTGCCCGCTGCAACTTTCCCTGCTGGCAGGAGCACAAGCGTCTCCATCCCGCCGCGGGAGCCGTAGGCGGCGAGTGCGGCGCTCGTATTTCCGGTCGACGCACAGGCGAGTCGCCCGACGCCCAACTCTTTCGCGACGGCGACGCCGACGGTCATGCCGCGGTCTTTGAACGATCCCGTCGGGTTCATCCCCTCGTGTTTGATTCGCAGGGCCTCGACGCCGATATCCTCCTCGAGCCGTGGCACCTCGTACAGCGGCGTTGCGCCCTCCTGGGTCGTCACGCCTTCTTCGAGCGGGAGTGCGTCGGCGTAGCGCCAGACTCCCTGGCCCTGGCCCTCGTAGTCTTCAAGCGTCGGGAGGTCGTCGTAGCGAACCTCGAGCAAGCCGTCACACTCGTCGCAGGTGTAGCGCACGTCGTCGAAGGGCGCGAACGTTTCACCGCACTCGATACACTCGAGCCAGACGCCGTCGTCGGCGTCGTCGGGCACGGTCGGCTGGTCGGCCGAGAGACTGAGACTCATTGTCGAGCGAGAAGTGGGCGAGTGGCAAAAAGCACGTGGATTGGTTCTCGCCTACTCCGTACGTGTTTTGCTCGCTCCTCTCGGTTGAATCGTGACTCGTTTCTCGAGTTCCAGTAGCGATGACGAGAACCCCCAGTGACACCGGCAAAAGACTTGTATACATTGTATACCATGTATTCACCATGGGGACGATTTCAGCGCGCGTTCCAGACGACCTCGAGTCGGAACTCGAGGAGTACCTCGAGGAGGAACGACTCGACCGGAGTACAGCCGTCCGAAAACTCCTCTCGGAGGGCCTCGACGAGTGGCGTCGCGAGCGGGCACTCGAGCGACTCGCCGCGGGCGAGACGACGCTCTCGAAGGCCGCCGACACGGCCGGACTCTCCGTTTGGGAGTTCGCACAACTCGCGGACGAATGCGACGTGACGTGGGTCTCGAGCGATCATCTCGAGTCGGATCTCGAGGAGTTGTGAATGTGGGTTTTCGACGCGACACCGCTCATTTATCTCGCGAAAGTCGAGCAACTGGATCTCGTTTCGGCGCTCAATGGGACGTGTTACATCCCTGACCGGGTGTACGCAGAAGTCGTGACGACCGGTCTCGAGGAAGGCTATCCTGATGCCCGCCGCATCGAACAGCGTGTCGATGCAGGGGCTCTCGAGGTCGTTTCAACCCCTGACTCCCCACTCTGGGATCGATTACAGGGCAATCCTCGGTTGAGCGATGCGGATGGTGCGGTGCTTGTCTGTGCCGACCAGTTCGATGCAACTGCCGTCATGGACGAAGCCGCCGGTCGAACGGCTGCGGCGGTCGAAGATATCGAGACCAAAAGAACGGCATACCTTGTCCTCTCGTGCACTAAGAACGGCCATCTTCCTGTTGCAGAAGCGCGTGAGACTATCGACGCGATGGTCGAAGCTGGCTGGCACTGTGCGCCTGCTCTCTACGCGAAAATCGTCCACAAATTGGATTCGTTCGACAACTGAAAATCGGTTATTGCTCGCAGTCGATGCTCACTCGAGGAGCCAACTCAACAGCGCCTTCTGTGCGTGCAGCCTGTTTTCGGCCTGATCAAAGACAATCGAGTGGTCGCTTTCGACGACTGCGTCGGTGATCTCTTCGCCGCGGTGGGCCGGCAGGCAGTGCATGACCGAGGCGTCGGGGGCGTGCGAGAGCAGGTCCGCGTTGACCTGAAAGCCCTGGAAGTCGTTCATGCGGACGTCGCGTTCGTCCTCCTGGCCCATGCTGATCCAGACGTCGGTGTAGATGATGTCGGCGTCAGCGACGGCTTCGGTCGGATCGGTCGTGATCGTTGGATCGCCACCGAGGTCGCGGGCGCGCTCGAGGACATCGTCGTCGATAGCGTAGCCCTCAGGCGTCGCGACGGTCAGATCGAGGTCGGTCAGCGCAGCGCCGACCGCGAACGACTGGGCGACGTTGTTGCCGTCGCCGACCCAGGCGACCGACACGTCCTCGAAGCCGCCCTGTTGCTCGCGGATCGTCAGCAGGTCCGCGAGCGTCTGGCAGGGGTGGGCGTCGTCGGTGAGGCCGTTGACGATGGGGACCGAGGCGTACTCCGCCAGCACCTCGATGTTGTCGTGTTTGAACACGCGCGCCATCACCGCGTCGACGTAGCGCGACAGCGTTCGCGCGGTGTCTTTCAGCGGCTCGCCGTGGCCAAGCTGGATGTCGTCTTCGCCAAGGAAGACCGCGTGGCCGCCGAGTTGGGTCATCCCCGTCTCGAAGGAGACGCGGGTGCGCGTACTCGGCTTCTGGAAGATCATCCCCAGGGTCTGGCCCTCGAGGTCT
Proteins encoded in this window:
- the thrC gene encoding threonine synthase, with the protein product MSLSLSADQPTVPDDADDGVWLECIECGETFAPFDDVRYTCDECDGLLEVRYDDLPTLEDYEGQGQGVWRYADALPLEEGVTTQEGATPLYEVPRLEEDIGVEALRIKHEGMNPTGSFKDRGMTVGVAVAKELGVGRLACASTGNTSAALAAYGSRGGMETLVLLPAGKVAAGKIAQASLHGARILEVDGNFDACLDIVQELAQQGEAYLLNSLNPFRLEGQKTIGLEILEGFLADYDTVPDRIVLPVGNAGNTSALYKAFRELVQVGSLEEDEVPKLTGVQAEGAAPMVEAVENGADEVRRWEDVETRATAIRIGNPVNAPKALPGIRETGGTAISVSDEEITDAQRDLAGEGIGVEPASAASVAGLRKLRAEGIVDDDERVACLTTGHLLKDPDAAAAAGAEPEPVPAETDGILEHLSE
- a CDS encoding UPF0175 family protein, giving the protein MGTISARVPDDLESELEEYLEEERLDRSTAVRKLLSEGLDEWRRERALERLAAGETTLSKAADTAGLSVWEFAQLADECDVTWVSSDHLESDLEEL
- a CDS encoding DUF3368 domain-containing protein encodes the protein MWVFDATPLIYLAKVEQLDLVSALNGTCYIPDRVYAEVVTTGLEEGYPDARRIEQRVDAGALEVVSTPDSPLWDRLQGNPRLSDADGAVLVCADQFDATAVMDEAAGRTAAAVEDIETKRTAYLVLSCTKNGHLPVAEARETIDAMVEAGWHCAPALYAKIVHKLDSFDN
- the argF gene encoding ornithine carbamoyltransferase gives rise to the protein MTASDSTATELRHFLEIDDLSASELQTVLERAETYKRAQHAGEDHEDLEGQTLGMIFQKPSTRTRVSFETGMTQLGGHAVFLGEDDIQLGHGEPLKDTARTLSRYVDAVMARVFKHDNIEVLAEYASVPIVNGLTDDAHPCQTLADLLTIREQQGGFEDVSVAWVGDGNNVAQSFAVGAALTDLDLTVATPEGYAIDDDVLERARDLGGDPTITTDPTEAVADADIIYTDVWISMGQEDERDVRMNDFQGFQVNADLLSHAPDASVMHCLPAHRGEEITDAVVESDHSIVFDQAENRLHAQKALLSWLLE